One part of the Perognathus longimembris pacificus isolate PPM17 chromosome 10, ASM2315922v1, whole genome shotgun sequence genome encodes these proteins:
- the LOC125357924 gene encoding olfactory receptor 11H6 → MLIIVHFLISSVFLTALGSQNKTKHFVTEFILLGFSAQKEMQSVFFSIILILYLLTLLGNGAIVCAVRWDRKLHTPMYIILGNFAFLEIWYVSSTVPNMLFNILSETKTISFSGCFLQFYLFFSLGTTECFFLSIMAYDRYLAICRPLHYPSIMTGKFCVILICVCWVGGFLCYPVPIILISQLPFCGPNIIDHYVCDPGPLFALACVPAPSTKLICYTFNSMIIFGPFLSILGSYTLVLRAVLCIPSGAGRTKAFSTCGSHLMVVSLFYGTLMVMYVSPTSGSPAGMHKVVTLIYSAVTPFLNPLIYSLRNKDMKAALKKVLGLATSPT, encoded by the coding sequence atgtTGATCATTGttcatttcttaatttcttctgtttttctaacAGCTTTGGGAtcccagaacaaaacaaagcattttgTGACTGAGTTTATTCTCCTGGGTTTCAGTGCTCAAAAAGAGATGCAGAGTGTTTTCTTCTCAATTATACTGATTCTCTATCTCCTGACCTTGCTGGGGAATGGGGCAATTGTCTGTGCCGTGAGATGGGACAGGAAGCTCCATACACCCATGTACATCATCTTGGGAAATTTCGCCTTTTTAGAGATCTGGTATGTTTCCTCCACTGTTCCAAACATGCTGTTCAATATTCTCTCTGAGACTAAGACCATCTCCTTCTCTGGCTGTTTCCTCCAATTCtatctatttttttcccttggtacAACAGAGTGTTTCTTCTTATCAATTATGGCTTATGATCGGTACCTCGCCATCTGTCGTCCCCTACACTACCCCTCCATCATGACTGGAAAATTCTGTGTAATcctgatctgtgtgtgctgggtGGGTGGATTCCTCTGCTACCCAGTCCCCATTATACTTATCTCCCAGCTTCCTTTCTGTGGACCTAACATCATTGACCACTATGTGTGTGACCCAGGCCCATTGTTTGCACTGGCCTGTGTCCCTGCTCCCTCCACTAAGCTTATATGTTACACTTTCAACTCCATGATTATCTTTGGGCCCTTCCTCTCCATCTTGGGATCCTACACTCTGGTCCTCAGAGCTGTGCTCTGTATTCCTTCTGGTGCTGGTCGAACTAAAGCTTTCTCCACCTGTGGGTCTCATCTAATGGTAGTATCTCTCTTCTATGGGACCCTGATGGTGATGTATGTGAGCCCCACATCAGGAAGTCCAGCAGGAATGCACAAGGTTGTCACTTTGATTTACTCAGCAGTGACTCCATTCTTAAATCCCCTTATCTACAGTCTTCGAAACAAAGACATGAAAGCTGCCCTAAAGAAAGTCCTGGGATTAGCAACTAGCCCAACCTGA